ACCAGTTCCAATAATACCAATCATAATAGTAAAATACGTTAGTGGTCTGGGAAACTGAAACTAGTAATACCACATCCGCTCTCTGTTCAAGACTAACTTCTTGCCACCCATAGTTCTCCATATTGTCACGAACTGTATTTAGGATAGCAGAACGATATGGTTCGTCCACAAATTCGGGCTCATTGTCATCATCGAAATCTGTAAAATCATCATCGTCAATAATGACCACCTCATTAGGCATCGAATAAGTCATCGCTGTCAGTGTATCAAAATCAGGCTGCCGGTTGGTGAGTACCACATCCAGTTCATCCACATAATCAGGACCTTCAGGGTAGCAACCGCAAAGCGCCATTAGACACATAAAA
This portion of the Limibacter armeniacum genome encodes:
- a CDS encoding DUF4136 domain-containing protein, producing the protein MKKNCLLLFMCLMALCGCYPEGPDYVDELDVVLTNRQPDFDTLTAMTYSMPNEVVIIDDDDFTDFDDDNEPEFVDEPYRSAILNTVRDNMENYGWQEVSLEQRADVVLLVSVSQTTNVFYYYDWYYWNWYFGGYYNPWGWYYPGYYYPSVSSYRTGSVFIQLTEPNNQTADDRAPVVWSGVLNGLLEGSNTNITNRIEEGVNKAFDQSPYLQR